The sequence gtacttttcctgcagtaaaggatctgaatacttcttccaccactgagttCAGGTGTTGTCGATGTTCAGTTTGTTCACTAgattaaaaagtgaaatgaaaccTTTTAAAAGTAACTCACTGTCTTGACCTTTCAAGAAATGAGACCTCAAAAGTTCCTCATCATGAAGACAGGAACAAGTAAGTAGGAACTgaaccagtggttcccaaactgtGGTCCAGGGACAACCTGAGGTCCTTGAAGTTACTAGTTTTttgtaaacagatttactgGCTGCACTTATTTACATTTCTGATTATAGTTGTTTGCAAATTGAAGTTTACTGTTAAAAATATGCTCTTATTATTAATGGTATTTACTTTATAACTATAAAGTGTTTATATCTTTGCCACTATTCTTTAATAACCTAATTTAACACCaatgtttagagctgcaacgcttaattgattagtcagtcaactagggctgcaactaactgttgttttcattattaattcatctgttgattattttcttgcttaatggattagttgtttggtccataaaatggtgaaaaatggtgaaaaataattCTCAATGTCTAAGACgtcgtcctcaaatgtctcgttttgtccacaaagatcttcagtttactgtcacagagactaaagaaaccagcaaatattcacatttgagaaactgaaatcagagaatctgatgactcaaaacgataaatcgattatcagaatagttggtgATAAATTTACTAGTTGACGACTTgtcgattaatcattgcagcttcaGATGAGACGCAGTTTGGGAACGCCTGCTTGTTGTTGAGTTTGACTCTGGTTCACTGTGTGATGCATGTGAGGCTCCGCTCTGCTGTTCTACATATAAACAGCTACCGGATGGATTGTTGTGAATTTAGTTCtaacattcatgttcctcagaggacgatcctctgacttttcctccagcgcCACCGTGAGCTCGACTTTATagttctttattgaaatatataGCTAACAAtcattggatggattgctgtgaaatttgttttagagctgcaacgattagtcgatggacagaaaattaatcgccgACTGTTTTGTTAATCGATTCattctttgattccagcttcttaaatgtgaatgttttctgctgcggtggaagtatagtaacaaaaagagggactttggcactaaaaagactgtaacgttgaaagatatctacttgatttgactcatttggacgctgaagcttcatattagcttcagataaacttttaaatatatttttgcacagaaggaggactgtggattttgtcctccatcacttccatggtaaggtcattatgaagggatcttctaatggtcagtatgaacaggaggaatgattacagcaagaaaaacatgtctgcaaccagcaaatatttggcctTTTTGCTTTAAATATAAGTAGAACGATTATCTGATTATAAAATAGTTGCCTATTTAATTATCCGTTGATCAGCTAATTGATTAAATGActagttgttgcagctctagtgtgtATTGCCTTGACATATATGGAGTTGTTTGCATGTCACTGCTCTGCATGTTCAGCTGTTCTGACGGCGTTCTGCTCTGTGCGTCAGCAGGTTCCTGTCGGGGAAATGTACGATCTACAAGCTGTTCGGTCTCTGCATGGTGCTGGTGCTCGTCTCTCTGCTCTGGCTGCAGCTCAGCTGTTCAGGCGAGATGTCGGCCTCCATGAACAACGACGGAcgcctccagcagcagcagcagcagcagcagccgccgccgccgccctGCCCGGCTGACAGTCGGGCGTCCGCGGCGGACGACCCCTCCTGGGGTCCTCACAAACTGGCCATCATCGTCCCGTTCAGAGAGCGCTTCGAGGAGCTGCTGCAGTTCGTTCCCTTCATGCACACGTTCCTCAACAAGAAGAAGATCCGCCACAAGATCATGATCATCAACCAGGTGGATCACTACAGGTCAGGACAGATCTGATGTTGGAACTTGATCTGGTTTGTTGGATCAGTGCCAAATAAAGACAAATCCAGATAATTCATTGCTGTTGATTTAGCAGCAATGTTTTGTCGATtgactaataaattaatcaacatttctggTTTATTAAACCACTAAGATGTTGTTTGTTTCTACAGAAGAGGATCtccatcctcatcatcatcatcatcatcaccatctttCATCCTCTGCTTCTTCACGTATCACTAGTGCAAAAAcagtcgattaattgatcagaAGATAAATTGacaacaatttatttttatttaacaaacaaaaatcttttagattttctgcttttctctgttttctgtcactgtgaactgaatatctttgagttttggaccaaacaagacatttgaagacgacactagagctgcaacgattaatcaattagtcgatcgatGGACTGTCGGTcgaacaaaataaaacatttgagtcGTTACATCTGATGGATAAATTATcaatagactgaggttggttgaagtcaAGCGTCCTTTTAATTCAAACAGAACATATGTAATTCAGGGGTATATATTGACGGCCTTGATGCCCTTTGGAGGCACCtttagttgtttacagattccttctaacagacctagacaaagctttacagagctctccCTTCCACATGATGACCATGACGTCCATATAACTGTCATAGCGTTCCCATCAAGACCCTGCcgccaaatatatacatacatatgaccGTACCTACTGGACTAATACATGGATTTTTCTATCAACATCACATacagaaaaatgtccatcacatttttcaatattttctgacattttatagacaaaacaattaattaattaatcaaaaaaataattggcagatgaatctataatgaaaataattgttatttgcagctCTAGACGTCGGCTTGTGTTTGTGGAACATTTGACGGACATTTATTTGGCGTTTTATGGAGCAAACAAAAACGcaataaatcagaaaaataattaattgataaacaataagataaaaatgatttttagtTGCATCAGTAGTTTaaactatttgtttttatggctcaaactgcagacagacaataACATTTCTGACCCGCCTGAAATTTCAGGCAGATGATCGATCGATCTGGTGATTAATCAGACGTCATGAACATCGAACCGCAACCGATCTGATAGAAACTCAAACTGGTTCTAAAGTTAATCTGAGGCATCAAACTTAATCCACATCGTTTGCCCAGTTTAACAGAGAAATCCAAACCTAACGtgaagtgttttttcttctcccgTCGTTCAGATTCAACCGAGCGTCTCTGATCAACGTCGGCTACATGGAGAGCGGTAACGACACCGACTACCTGGCCATGCACGACGTGGACCTGCTGCCTCTGAACGAAGCTCTGGATTACGGTTTCCCGGAGGACGGACCTTTCCACGTGGCCTCGCCCGAGCTGCACCCGCTGTATCACTACAAGACCTACGTAGGAGGAATCCTGCTGCTCACCAAGAAGCATTACTACATGGTACTCACCATGCTGTCAGAACAGCCTCACAGCTAAACTCCAGCTGACGATTCATTAAGATTTTATCGgctgagaaagagaaaataagacTGAATGAacggtgtgtttttttttgcagtgtaacGGGATGTCGAACCGGTTCTGGGGTTGGGGCAGAGAGGACGACGAGTTCTACAGGAGACTGAGAAAAGCTGAACTTCAGGTAAACGTCTCAGAGATCAAAACACAAGTTAactttaaattaatataattacatttaaggctgcaactattttgataatcaactaaaaaaaatacaaaatgtttcttCTAGATTGTcacatgacagtaaagtgaatatcttgaTGTTTTTGGACTGTTCATTCAttataatcaacatttttcactctttGCTGACGcttttatagaccaaaagattgataaatcatgaaaataataatatataataataatgtttggATTCATAactcttaaaaaataattaatattactCAAGTTAAAGAGATAAATTAATTaactaaattgaaaatgtttgctCATATCTGAACCCAAAGAACATCTGACTgaactgaaaatataataatcattaaACAGGtgaagataataataataataagaacctttcagaaacaggtttacaaagtgctttactgACATAAGAGCAGATAAAACGATGAGTCATCACTGTCTGATCAAACAGagattattgtttttgtcaagaaATTTAAGTTTAAAGCAGCTGTTTGATTTATATTTCACTCTCTGACAGAGATGAGACGTGATGATATTTTATCAAACTCAAGTTTTACCTTCAACATTTACAAGAAACTCAAAGTCGTCTGAGAAGCAGAAACCGGACAGAACGTCATCATGTATGAGATGTAGATGAAATGTTTGACACGTCGAGTCGACAGCTGCGGAAACCGAAGCcgatcagctgatcagagtcGAACTGACGTGAGGTGATCAGCTGATCGGTCGGTGATACAGAGTGACGCGTCTTTACTCACAAACAATCTTTGTGTGAATTACAGACGCGTTGACAGAGAACTCACTCACGTCTCATTTCATCAACgtttgtctgctgctgctgatctcATCTGCTGCTGACGTCATTGAACCACAGACAGAGACGCTCAGACGCTGCTGCCTGAGCGCTTTCTATTGATCTGTGATCATGAAAAGACTGATGACAGATAAAAGCTTCAATAACTGATTCGTCTGGGTATTTTACTGGGAACCAGTTATCAATACCCACCTTTACCCTTTGATCAGTTAGATCAGTGTCTGATAAGTAAACATGATCAATATCTGTCCTGATGGTTGTTAATTCTTTATTCACAACAGTCAAATTGAGAAAAACAACgtaaaatataaacaagaacaagaagaggaaacaaagcaGGAATTCAGGATCATTCAAGAAGCTTTTaacattcaataaaaacaaattaatacacaagaggaggaaaaaataaataaagggatTAAAATTAATAATCAGGTAACATTAATCAatagttttatgtttaaaaatggtttgttccttttttaatttgcatttttactaGAGAATTGTATTAGAGTTTATTATCAATTAGAAATAAggtaaagtttgtttttctattgGTCCGTTTCatttcatatataaatatataaggAATTTGGCAAAAAATTGTTATATAAATAGTTGgattaaaaagcaaacattgtTATCCGATCATGTGACCTGTTTTTATCTAGAGAGAAAGTTTTGCATatcagtcaaaaatattgtgaagtacaaacaataataataataataataataataataataataataataataataagtgaaaGCTTGTTGATTCTTTGTTGCTTCTcgtgtgtttttcttctctgaagCTGTTCAGACCGAGCGGCATCACTACAggatataaaaccttcatgcaCATCCACGACCCGGCCTGGAGGAAGAGAGACCAGAAGAGAGTCGCAGCGCAGAAACAGGTGCAGACGTCGTCCGTTACCGTCGCATTCAGAGATAAAGAAAACCCACTCGCCTGTAAATCTGCCGGCTTTTagaaaaaacttcaaaaaaaaacttcaacacATAAAgactttaattattttaaaaaccaCATCCTGTAACTCCTCCAGTATTTGGACAATATGAactaaatgtttattttcagtctgcatgtgagtgtttttattattattattattgttattattattatgtgcaCAAGTGACTCAGATGATTGTTGAAAGTGCTGCAGaacatttatgatatttttaGAAGAAGGCAGGTAttataaaatcttttttcttctccctgctCCTTCAATCATAAAGTGTCTTATATGTTTTCACAAGTAGTAACTgatattttgtataaaaatcttgtttttgaaGTATcgatgattaaaaaaagaaagaaaggtggAGCATCGAGTGCAGAAGACTTCCTGAACTTTATAACTAAACATCCAACAGATCATTTTTCTATCAACTGATGAACATTAGTGAAAAAACGTCCCAGAGTTTAAAGTGTCATCTTCAGCTGTCATGTCtgacaaaacagtcaaaaacataaatccaaaaaacaaaaaaatatataaaaatataaaaatataaatatcatccaaaacagagaaaagcagcaaacctTCACTGAATAATCGACTCTGTACCGTATCAGCTGGAAtataagatattcagttttctgcCATGTAAGAccacatttttggcatttttgcttaaaaaaagatcctaaatgatcaaaatagttgctgtcGATCATGTAATTGATTCATCGACTactcgttgcagctctaattgtcTTATTTTCGGGGTAATACAGTAATagatgatgatgaaacagaGATAAAACCTCCACTAACACTGTTGAAAACTGTCAGCGTTAACCCATAAAACCTGTTCGCTTCTCCCTGCAGGAGCAGTTTAAAGTGGATCCGGAGGGCGGACTGACGAACCTTCGTTACCTGGTGGAGTCCCGACAGGAGCTGACGATCAGCGGCGCTCCCTGCACCGTCATCAACACCAAACTGGAGTGCGACCAGAACCAGACACCCTGGTGTCTTCTGAGTTAGAGGACAGACGCAGGACGGAGATCTGGCTTCGTTCTCCGAGAggctttaatgttttttttgtttccggTTTGTGCAGAGCGacttttatcttgttttttttgtttgtttttttactgaaaagCACTGACAGATCTGCAGCTGCACCGAGCGGAGATGAAGAAATCAACTGTTGCTTTACTGGTACAAATCTTTAGTTTAATATCCCCTGAGGATTAAACAAACTACATTTCCCTCTTTTCAGGTACATCGACAATAAAACTGCTGTTTCACAAGCcaataaaacatcacagtgGACTAAAACCTTCTAACGACGGTCACTGAACCGTCAGGCTGGTCGGTTCAGTCTCCGACACGTGTTGTTTTCTCACCAACAGCAGAACTGAACTGGAAAATCCACCTCAGCGGAGCAGACGGAGACGGACTGTtactcagctgtttttttctgagccAAACCAGACCaagctgaactgaactaaaTAGAGGAGCATGGCCAAAATCAGCTGTTAaattttatgtcattattatttttttttttttttttttggtatgtgCGGGCATGGTGTGAATGCAAACTTAAAAgtctatattttatattctgggCTTGTGCAAAAGGAGCAGAGATGGCGGAGGGACGCCGATGCTAACGAAGCATGCTTCACCTGATATCTCAAACATCTGCCAAATACACATCACACTGTAACACCAGAGAGAGGTTCACTTTCACTTTGATCCATGTCGGACAGAAGGATCACATCTCAAactccttttaaaaaaacaaaaaacaaaaagtatttCACAAAACTCTGACTACTAAAGCTTCAAAAATATctcatgatgtttttattttcctgctgACAGTGTTACAGTGAAGACAGTGAGGTCTAAATCTGATTTAAACTCTTCTTAATGTGGCGGGGAAAAGCAGGAAGTGTgcgttttattttgtttttacagaaagtCCCTCTACAAAGTAAACTGAGCCAAACTGAACTGAGCTGaatcagatgatgatgatgatgctgagaCGGTCTAGTAATATCAGCATAACtggtttcatattttttttaaaaaatgcacatttttgaCTGAGAAGTGCCGGACTGAGAcgtctttggagccatttatACTTTTAATTCAAGTGACTCAGATCTGATAAAATGCAGATGAGATTTAAGACACTTTTATTTACATCTGGATCCCAattctttaacttttttaacatttttgatttgACAAGTCACTCCACTTTTTCTCTGCTACAGAAGGTGTTAATCAGAAGTCTTAATCAAAATCCATCCTGATAGTGATTCTCAAAGGCAtcaaaagttatttaaataacATTAAGAGATACTTCATGTTTCTGAAATAAAACCTTTTATCTACTGATGACTTCCTGCTGGAGGGATGTTTATCCTCAAACtaaaatttgaaattaaagggaaaaattaaaattagaGGAACCAACGAGAGCTCAATGAGAAGAGAGGTGACGATGACTGAGCCTGTAGTCGTAAAGATTCAGCAAACCCACTTATTGCAGCTCAGAGGAAAACCTGATgccaatatatttatttttgagaaatatccttttaatgtttttttaaaattatttttattttttattttgttcaaaacTTTTATGTCTTAAGTTTTTATAAATGAACTGCTTCATGGCTGTCTGATCCATTTTCAGGAGTGATTAGATCTCAAACGTCAGGAGAATTATCTTTAGCTAATACTTCATTTTCTTGCataaaatttttaattttatccatcagaattttttgtttttgttaggCTGGAAATGTTAAGCTCATCAATGTCTGCAAAAGTAAAAATCTGGGAATTTATTTCAGATCCAACTGGTTAAAAAAATGAGCCCAGAGACACAGGACAGTGTTTTAAGTATTTCTATtatgaaaattatatttaagaTTTGAAAAACGTTATAAACGGTTTTAAACTTCAGTCACGATTAACTTATTTTTACATTCTAACACTTACATGGACGGACGGACACTTAAATTCTTCACAGCCTCTACAAACTGCTGGTTACTCAACGATAAATACCAGAAATATACTGTCACATCTTATAAATCTACAGAAGAAAGACGTCCCTTACTTGTTAATTTACACCTGCAGACACTCAGGGCTCAAGATTGCTGGGTTGAAAAttaagatttgatttttttttttttcctttgaaatTTTTGGAATATGTACAAATTGGTTATGTGTTAAAAAATTTTCTCTCCATTAccacaaaaatatttgtttttgttggtggGTTCCTCTAATATGTTTCAGCTTtcagaaaaaactgaaacagaagttttgcaaatgaaaagtgcagtacaaattaaatgaattattattattattataggtTTTATACAATTTTACCTTATAAAAATGCAGAATTTTGGCTCCTTAAACCACCAAAAAGATCTCAAGAATCACTGAAACACCCCTTAAATAGATCTTCAACCCAGAGTTCTTCTGAATCTATCAACATACATCGTTCCCGTAGAAAACTCGACTAACGGTTCTGTTACAGTCTTGGTTACTTTGTGTAAACGTAGAGGGCTGCCGACAGTCTGGTTCTCTGTTGTTGTAATGTGCTGGTCGGCCTCTAGAGGGCGCTGTGGGGGGTTTTAAAGGGCCATGAGTGATGGGTTTAGACCATTACAGACCATGATGTCgtactgattttattttcaagagaCAACGGTACCATGTATTTGTacaatattcaatatttatataaaccTGACgctaaaaaatatctttttgtctgtctgtttgtatttgttgtgtgtGACTACTTTTCTACTTATTGCTCTTCTCGCCACATGTTAGGTCTATTTTTGCCAGAGAAGCTTGCGtctttaaatgtatataaatgccTTTTTATTCATTGACAGTTGACctaaaatgaatgtttaataattcatttaatttttttttactttgtcctCACACACAGCAAAATTACACTGCAAATTTATGATATAGTtcacattaacatatttttatgtttgttgacAGATAACACAACAAGTGTCAAATTTCATCACAGCTTATAAATACTACCTgcagtagtggaaagtaactaagtacaaaACATCGAGTCCACAGAGAGACAGCACAAAGACCTATCAGGGGAAGAGCTCAGTAAATAATGAGAATAACAatgaaaaagttaaaacattcaTGGATTTTCTTGaacaaacttgaaaaaaaaaacagcgatCTGCAATCTTACAGGCAGTCATCACCTGGCACCTAACTGCCTTCAACTTAAAGATACAGACAGGTTCCAATCATCAAactcagtttaaaatctgtaattAAATGCTACAGAAATAGCTTTAATATCAGAATGATCTTTATCAGTGATCTTTATAGGTGTCACTTTTAGACAGAACTGATAATGAGTGTTACATCCCCGAAAAGGTGTAGGGGGATGAGGGAAGTAACAATAAAGAATTACCCAGATAAGGATGAGTGGGAAGCAgagatgtataaaaaaaaatgagagaatttatt comes from Thunnus maccoyii chromosome 8, fThuMac1.1, whole genome shotgun sequence and encodes:
- the b4galt7 gene encoding beta-1,4-galactosyltransferase 7 isoform X1, translated to MMYSSRRKPVLYFKEERSRFLSGKCTIYKLFGLCMVLVLVSLLWLQLSCSGEMSASMNNDGRLQQQQQQQQPPPPPCPADSRASAADDPSWGPHKLAIIVPFRERFEELLQFVPFMHTFLNKKKIRHKIMIINQVDHYRFNRASLINVGYMESGNDTDYLAMHDVDLLPLNEALDYGFPEDGPFHVASPELHPLYHYKTYVGGILLLTKKHYYMCNGMSNRFWGWGREDDEFYRRLRKAELQLFRPSGITTGYKTFMHIHDPAWRKRDQKRVAAQKQEQFKVDPEGGLTNLRYLVESRQELTISGAPCTVINTKLECDQNQTPWCLLS
- the b4galt7 gene encoding beta-1,4-galactosyltransferase 7 isoform X2; translated protein: MMYSSRRKPVLYFKEERRFLSGKCTIYKLFGLCMVLVLVSLLWLQLSCSGEMSASMNNDGRLQQQQQQQQPPPPPCPADSRASAADDPSWGPHKLAIIVPFRERFEELLQFVPFMHTFLNKKKIRHKIMIINQVDHYRFNRASLINVGYMESGNDTDYLAMHDVDLLPLNEALDYGFPEDGPFHVASPELHPLYHYKTYVGGILLLTKKHYYMCNGMSNRFWGWGREDDEFYRRLRKAELQLFRPSGITTGYKTFMHIHDPAWRKRDQKRVAAQKQEQFKVDPEGGLTNLRYLVESRQELTISGAPCTVINTKLECDQNQTPWCLLS